Proteins from one Mucilaginibacter jinjuensis genomic window:
- a CDS encoding PilN domain-containing protein: MLDKYCRFSKVAGVSIEIQMNGNALAHICLLAISGNQLTIEKKMVKLTDINEIKKLLPEKTIVAINLTGKGILIKQSVTPFQNETDLSTIIPNAKTEDFYTQIFDSGKGSFVSLIRKAEADRWVIQLQELGLVPVALSLGPFVVNQIIPQLNVYGQELIFDRHVILRDEQNAWLSYKYVATATAVFPFKLENEQIDESLLLPYACAFQLALYPNITLTQTNAEILNKELLNRIDHNKLKVKGMAILIGLFTLLLINFLLFSYFTSSNMKLATQVGQSTILANNAASVADSVRMKKKLLEMIGWEHKINKSALIDQIAQLLPEELYWQQVSVDPSEVNQDHGVTQNTFAARQIRVTGTSVRLIPVNEWIARLKTKPWIKDVQLQSYNYNNELDTGEYVVVITY, encoded by the coding sequence ATGCTTGATAAATATTGTCGTTTTAGTAAGGTGGCGGGAGTTTCAATCGAAATCCAAATGAATGGAAATGCTCTTGCGCACATTTGTCTGTTAGCCATTAGTGGTAATCAGCTGACTATTGAGAAAAAAATGGTGAAGTTGACAGATATAAATGAGATCAAAAAGCTACTTCCAGAAAAAACGATCGTTGCTATCAACTTAACAGGTAAGGGGATTTTAATTAAACAAAGTGTTACCCCATTTCAGAATGAAACGGACCTCAGCACTATAATCCCTAATGCAAAAACAGAAGACTTTTACACACAGATATTTGATTCAGGGAAGGGATCATTTGTTTCTTTAATTAGAAAGGCGGAGGCAGATAGATGGGTTATTCAGTTACAAGAGTTAGGATTGGTGCCAGTTGCCTTAAGCTTGGGGCCATTTGTAGTCAATCAAATTATCCCTCAACTCAACGTATATGGCCAGGAGTTGATTTTTGACAGGCATGTTATCCTTCGCGACGAACAGAATGCCTGGCTCAGTTATAAATACGTAGCCACAGCAACCGCAGTATTTCCTTTTAAGTTGGAAAACGAGCAGATTGACGAATCATTACTGTTGCCTTATGCCTGCGCATTTCAACTCGCTTTATATCCAAACATTACGCTGACCCAAACAAATGCAGAGATCTTAAATAAGGAACTACTTAACAGAATAGATCACAACAAATTAAAGGTCAAGGGTATGGCCATACTGATCGGGCTTTTTACTCTGCTTTTAATTAATTTTTTGCTGTTTTCTTATTTCACTTCATCCAACATGAAATTGGCAACCCAAGTGGGGCAAAGTACGATATTAGCCAATAATGCGGCGTCTGTAGCTGATAGTGTCAGGATGAAGAAAAAACTTCTGGAGATGATCGGCTGGGAGCATAAGATTAATAAAAGTGCTTTAATAGATCAGATTGCTCAATTATTGCCTGAGGAGTTGTATTGGCAACAGGTGAGCGTAGATCCATCGGAAGTAAACCAGGACCATGGTGTCACCCAAAATACTTTTGCAGCAAGACAAATCAGGGTTACCGGTACTTCAGTGCGTTTAATACCGGTCAATGAATGGATTGCCCGGCTGAAAACTAAACCATGGATCAAGGATGTACAATTGCAAAGTTATAACTACAATAATGAACTGGATACCGGTGAATATGTCGTAGTAATTACCTATTGA
- a CDS encoding helix-turn-helix domain-containing protein, which translates to MSLGTRIKDLRIQKRLKQAELAEIVGLNSYVQIGRYETGKAKPAADMLSKLAKALDTTTDYLVNDDMNDAFVTAQLTDRELLKQFKEVEQFSAEDKQVVKIFIDAFITKRHIQELAK; encoded by the coding sequence ATGAGTTTAGGAACCCGGATCAAGGACTTACGCATCCAAAAAAGACTGAAGCAGGCAGAGCTGGCTGAGATCGTCGGCCTGAACTCTTATGTGCAGATTGGCCGCTATGAAACAGGCAAGGCCAAGCCAGCAGCAGACATGCTTTCCAAGCTGGCAAAAGCATTAGATACCACTACTGATTACCTGGTGAATGATGATATGAACGATGCTTTCGTAACAGCGCAATTGACCGACCGGGAACTGCTTAAACAGTTTAAAGAAGTAGAACAGTTCAGTGCTGAGGATAAGCAGGTTGTAAAGATTTTTATTGATGCCTTTATCACTAAAAGGCATATTCAAGAATTGGCTAAGTAA
- a CDS encoding type II secretion system F family protein — MPSIDLRRYERKEIPKQKAKESGGSGIIELLNRDITFGKNELSDKKKESFYLELGSLLQAGINLKSSLELITADQTKQQDKQLLTNIQKAVLNGDALSVALKASTRFSLYETFSLQIGEETGKIIEVLNDLAKYYQTKIKQRRKIISALTYPCIVLATSVGAVTFMLKFIVPMFSEIFHRFGGQLPWITQKIVGLSNALENNFYQGLVCILIIIGVVFKIRDRPQFRKIVSSVVLKLPVVGNLVQKTYLARFCNSMRLLINAKLPLLKAIALIRQMINYYPIESALQIVEDDIMKGMPLHQSLQRFTIFPPKMIQLIKVGEETNQLDYFFARISEQYIEEVEYKTSTLSSAMEPLIILFLGFVVGIILLSMYLPLFQMSNILQ, encoded by the coding sequence ATGCCATCAATTGACCTGCGCAGATACGAGCGCAAAGAAATACCAAAACAGAAGGCAAAAGAATCTGGGGGGAGTGGTATTATAGAGTTATTAAACCGTGACATCACTTTTGGTAAGAATGAGTTAAGCGATAAAAAAAAAGAAAGTTTTTATCTTGAATTGGGCTCACTGCTACAGGCCGGTATAAATTTAAAAAGTAGCCTGGAGCTGATTACCGCCGACCAGACCAAGCAGCAAGATAAACAGCTATTAACGAATATACAGAAAGCCGTTTTAAATGGAGACGCATTGTCTGTAGCATTAAAGGCCAGCACCCGCTTTTCATTATATGAAACATTTAGTTTACAGATCGGTGAGGAAACAGGGAAGATCATTGAAGTATTGAATGATCTGGCTAAATATTATCAAACAAAAATTAAGCAGCGCCGGAAGATTATTTCCGCATTAACTTACCCCTGCATTGTCCTGGCCACCTCAGTGGGGGCTGTAACCTTTATGTTGAAATTCATTGTGCCGATGTTCAGTGAGATTTTTCATCGCTTCGGAGGTCAGTTGCCGTGGATTACCCAAAAAATAGTCGGCTTGTCGAATGCGTTGGAAAATAACTTTTACCAGGGATTGGTTTGTATTCTGATCATTATAGGCGTGGTGTTCAAAATACGGGACCGTCCACAGTTTAGAAAAATAGTTTCTTCAGTTGTATTGAAATTACCGGTTGTCGGCAACCTGGTACAAAAAACATACCTGGCACGTTTTTGTAACTCCATGCGCCTGTTGATTAATGCTAAACTCCCTTTGTTAAAGGCGATCGCGCTTATCCGGCAAATGATCAACTATTACCCGATCGAATCGGCGCTGCAAATCGTTGAAGATGACATCATGAAAGGAATGCCCTTACATCAAAGCCTTCAGCGCTTTACTATTTTCCCACCTAAAATGATACAACTGATTAAGGTGGGTGAAGAAACCAATCAGCTTGATTATTTCTTTGCCCGGATATCAGAGCAGTATATTGAAGAGGTAGAGTATAAGACATCAACACTGAGCAGCGCAATGGAGCCGCTGATTATCCTGTTTTTAGGCTTTGTGGTGGGTATTATTCTGCTGTCTATGTATTTGCCGCTATTTCAAATGAGTAATATTTTGCAATAA
- a CDS encoding tyrosine-type recombinase/integrase, with amino-acid sequence MQGTLINPLYIRLHAGFTQWLRILNFEPTSPRDMPKMLAEFLLYLEAQGCDHPHDIQPEHLKQYLEHLHERPSQTAAGAISLNYIRKHLQVIRKFSRYLMESGQPSFTVKLRIKGKSTNIKSILTLAEISKLYEVVKDDIYGLRDRAMLALYYGCGLRKNEAVNINVRDILPDKELVYVRKGKGYKERYVPLAGTAKTDLENYILYARPHFAGDKKEDALLLNVSGKRLTGQTCYDRLQTLKTAAAIPKPVGLHTLRHSIASHLLHSGMQLEQIQRFLGHGSMESTQIYAHLQHEQKI; translated from the coding sequence ATGCAAGGCACCTTAATAAATCCATTATATATCCGGCTGCATGCAGGCTTTACTCAATGGCTCCGGATACTCAACTTTGAACCTACCAGTCCCCGCGATATGCCTAAAATGCTGGCCGAGTTCCTGCTTTACCTTGAGGCGCAGGGCTGCGACCATCCGCATGATATACAGCCTGAGCATCTTAAACAATACCTGGAACACCTGCATGAAAGACCCAGCCAGACCGCTGCCGGTGCGATCAGCCTGAACTATATCCGCAAACACTTACAGGTGATCCGCAAGTTCAGCCGCTACCTGATGGAGAGCGGCCAACCCAGTTTTACGGTAAAACTCCGCATCAAAGGCAAAAGCACCAATATCAAAAGCATACTCACCCTGGCCGAGATCAGCAAGCTATATGAGGTGGTAAAAGATGATATCTACGGGCTTCGGGATCGGGCGATGCTTGCCCTGTATTACGGGTGTGGCCTGCGGAAAAATGAGGCGGTTAATATCAATGTCCGCGACATCCTGCCGGATAAAGAACTGGTTTACGTCCGCAAAGGCAAAGGTTATAAAGAGCGTTATGTGCCGTTGGCTGGTACCGCTAAAACCGACCTGGAGAACTACATCCTGTATGCCCGGCCACACTTTGCAGGTGACAAAAAAGAAGACGCGTTACTGCTTAATGTCAGTGGTAAACGGCTCACCGGCCAAACCTGTTATGACCGCTTACAAACGCTGAAAACAGCGGCGGCTATCCCTAAACCCGTGGGCCTGCATACCCTGCGGCACAGCATTGCCAGCCATCTGCTACATTCCGGAATGCAACTTGAACAAATACAACGCTTTTTAGGGCATGGCAGCATGGAAAGTACCCAGATCTACGCCCACCTACAGCATGAACAAAAAATATGA
- a CDS encoding type II secretion system protein GspD yields MHKTFTYLWLVLFLTLMMPMQLMAQQANRVDQIKQRLDSLSATMPGLNEKVQISVSGVPVKDYLNAIARANNLSFHIDPALDFKVNNTFSNVTAANILTLIAQQYSLDIASVGSIIVVRPYPKENIKPPAKVLGIKYRAPENLLSLELTNDSLTAVTHRITQLSGKNMIVPASLQGKLVNAFITAAPFDVAVEKLAYANEVKLVKTSDGFYLFQPLEEGEQLYVNGDNRTDVRKTFKALTATGANGSTGLFSRTINGQKLLSAEATNASILDLIKAASRECNKNYFIYSDIKGTISMHANDLSYDDFVDMILKSTAYTYSQQKGVYMFGERSLENLRDNKVVQLQNRAIDTVMAMIPADWKKGVEIKEFREQNMILLSGSKPQIAEIESFIKQIDLLIPMILVEVTLIDFHNTRTVTTGIAAGVSDSVKTGGSVLPGLNFTMSANSVNSFLNKISGVAHVNLGHVVPSFYVSLQASENKDNVDIRSVPKLSTLNGHSAVLNIGNTRYYKNTTSNFIPSSATTQTVLNSTYTETKADMVIDIKPIVSGDDQVTLHIKVNISDFTSIPTDGSPPPKSNSNFESIIRARNEDTIVLGGIERTENDESGSGIPILSRIPILKYIFSSRSKTKAKVVTAVFIKPTIIR; encoded by the coding sequence ATGCATAAAACCTTTACCTATTTATGGTTGGTTCTCTTTCTTACTTTAATGATGCCAATGCAATTAATGGCACAGCAGGCAAATCGCGTTGACCAAATCAAGCAAAGGCTTGATAGCCTGTCAGCTACTATGCCTGGATTAAATGAAAAAGTCCAGATTTCAGTTAGCGGAGTACCCGTAAAGGATTATTTGAACGCGATCGCCCGGGCAAATAATTTAAGTTTTCACATTGATCCTGCGCTGGATTTCAAAGTCAATAATACTTTCAGCAACGTTACTGCCGCAAATATATTGACGCTGATCGCACAGCAGTATAGCCTTGATATTGCCTCTGTGGGTTCAATAATTGTGGTCAGGCCGTATCCCAAGGAAAATATTAAACCTCCCGCAAAGGTGTTAGGCATAAAATATCGTGCCCCGGAAAATTTATTATCACTTGAGTTAACTAATGATAGTTTAACTGCGGTAACGCATAGGATTACCCAGCTTTCCGGCAAAAACATGATCGTTCCTGCTAGTCTTCAGGGTAAATTAGTCAATGCTTTTATTACGGCAGCACCTTTTGATGTGGCAGTTGAGAAACTCGCTTATGCTAATGAGGTGAAACTCGTTAAAACGAGCGATGGTTTTTATCTGTTTCAACCGCTGGAAGAGGGAGAACAGCTATATGTAAATGGTGATAATCGCACAGACGTGCGTAAAACCTTCAAAGCGCTTACCGCTACCGGTGCCAATGGAAGTACAGGGTTATTCAGCCGTACCATTAATGGCCAAAAGCTTTTGTCCGCAGAAGCGACAAATGCATCCATTCTGGACCTCATAAAAGCAGCTTCAAGGGAGTGTAACAAAAATTACTTCATTTATTCAGATATTAAAGGAACCATATCCATGCACGCCAACGATCTTTCGTACGATGATTTTGTGGATATGATCCTTAAAAGTACAGCTTATACTTACAGCCAGCAGAAAGGCGTATACATGTTTGGTGAGCGGAGCCTGGAGAATTTAAGGGACAATAAAGTTGTGCAGCTGCAAAACCGGGCTATTGATACAGTAATGGCTATGATCCCGGCAGATTGGAAAAAAGGTGTTGAAATTAAGGAATTCAGGGAACAAAATATGATTTTGCTATCCGGGTCCAAGCCACAGATTGCGGAAATAGAATCATTTATCAAGCAGATCGATTTGCTTATACCGATGATACTGGTCGAAGTTACGCTAATTGATTTTCACAATACCAGGACAGTTACAACGGGTATTGCAGCAGGAGTTTCAGATAGCGTCAAAACAGGCGGGAGTGTGTTACCCGGGCTGAATTTTACGATGAGTGCAAATTCCGTCAATAGTTTTCTAAATAAAATAAGTGGCGTCGCACATGTCAACCTCGGACATGTCGTCCCGAGCTTTTATGTGTCATTACAAGCTTCTGAAAATAAGGATAATGTAGATATCCGGTCTGTGCCTAAATTGTCTACATTAAATGGCCATTCTGCGGTGCTTAACATCGGTAATACCAGGTATTATAAGAATACGACTTCAAATTTTATCCCCTCTTCTGCAACAACCCAGACAGTACTCAATTCTACCTATACGGAAACGAAGGCAGATATGGTAATTGACATTAAACCAATTGTTTCCGGTGATGATCAGGTGACACTGCATATCAAAGTCAATATCTCCGATTTTACCTCAATTCCTACCGACGGTTCACCACCGCCTAAATCAAACAGCAATTTCGAATCTATTATACGAGCACGTAATGAAGACACCATTGTTCTTGGCGGGATTGAGCGTACAGAAAACGACGAATCCGGATCAGGTATACCAATCCTTTCCCGGATACCAATTTTAAAATATATTTTTAGCTCGCGGTCAAAAACCAAGGCTAAAGTAGTCACAGCTGTATTCATTAAGCCAACCATTATCCGTTAA
- a CDS encoding PulJ/GspJ family protein: MKLDSWVKAFTIMEVVIAALVATLVITMAYTAYLMMNHAYLNFTNKNDDMQVLLRLDQLLKRDFNHSQRIMRDKQNLLFEDSTQTVRYEIGPEFIIRSALISDTFKIKTTIFNTAFAHHFVPEEGAAIAEAQPIDELALDILFRSDTISYHYNKNYSSKDLIRITQYAIN; this comes from the coding sequence ATGAAATTAGATAGTTGGGTAAAAGCTTTCACGATCATGGAGGTTGTGATAGCTGCTTTAGTTGCAACACTGGTGATCACCATGGCTTACACCGCTTATTTGATGATGAACCATGCTTATTTAAATTTTACCAATAAAAATGATGATATGCAGGTATTATTGAGATTGGACCAATTATTAAAAAGGGATTTTAATCATAGCCAAAGGATAATGAGGGATAAACAGAACCTGTTATTTGAGGATTCTACGCAAACCGTAAGGTATGAAATCGGCCCCGAATTTATAATCAGGAGCGCGTTGATTTCAGATACGTTTAAAATTAAAACCACCATATTCAATACAGCTTTTGCGCATCACTTTGTACCTGAAGAAGGGGCGGCAATCGCTGAGGCCCAACCCATTGATGAGTTAGCATTGGACATTCTGTTTCGTTCCGATACAATATCTTATCACTACAATAAAAATTATAGCTCAAAAGACCTTATTAGAATCACACAATATGCCATCAATTGA
- a CDS encoding DUF4738 domain-containing protein → MNKSFSILLLIAFGILTSCNSQSSVKSTDSSNVSDTSKKAADAKQKAIDAQMAEGARPESEEESPSPTEERELLSKSYNEVKKIDTVLKVGSDSLHLKLKYYCIKDSSLVIPKKYVFGEKSPRDFITHDFASDIVITQNGNIIFNKTIKKGNFSSVITDQLKSYGILMKPYLSSTKGDKNQVALDYSISIPGSEIGSGVTLIIDKNGDYKVAKN, encoded by the coding sequence ATGAATAAATCATTTTCAATATTACTCCTAATTGCATTCGGTATCTTGACAAGCTGTAATAGCCAATCAAGTGTAAAATCTACTGATTCATCAAACGTTAGCGATACATCAAAAAAGGCTGCTGATGCTAAACAAAAAGCGATTGATGCGCAAATGGCTGAAGGAGCAAGACCAGAGAGTGAGGAAGAATCCCCATCGCCAACCGAAGAAAGAGAACTGTTGTCAAAATCGTATAACGAAGTCAAAAAAATTGATACTGTGTTGAAGGTAGGAAGTGACAGTTTACACTTAAAATTGAAATACTATTGTATAAAAGATAGCAGTTTAGTAATACCTAAAAAGTATGTTTTTGGCGAAAAATCACCTCGTGATTTCATCACACACGACTTTGCATCCGACATTGTAATAACTCAAAATGGGAATATAATCTTCAATAAAACCATTAAGAAAGGTAATTTCAGCTCTGTTATAACTGATCAACTTAAAAGCTATGGAATCTTAATGAAACCTTACTTATCATCAACAAAAGGAGATAAAAATCAAGTAGCCCTTGATTACTCTATCTCTATTCCAGGGTCAGAAATTGGTTCGGGTGTCACCTTGATTATTGATAAAAATGGTGATTATAAAGTAGCTAAAAATTGA
- a CDS encoding tyrosine-type recombinase/integrase, with product MNKKYEFAPATLAALEPFRAYLKQEQFSHSYIHQTINYTATFQEWLTGQSLVLAQLTHADVMEFADQLRQKGFSIKLINQIMRTLRYYFSHPQQEQEIGINPAADIILKGTVRNLPHDLLTMPEMEALYESYQVTDNRTYRNKIIIGLLVYQGVTRDELSHLRPEHLKLREGKIHIPATGRQLGRLLPLQPHQILELHEYLLVIRPKILAERLAERPGRKPDHYKDAQEIERLFISINSLEDIKNSLLHLNYALRKLNPKYKHAKQIRQSLITEWLKEKNLRTVQYMAGHRYVSSTERYKTTNLEDLKEALNKHHPLTLS from the coding sequence ATGAACAAAAAATATGAGTTCGCTCCGGCTACCTTAGCCGCTTTAGAACCTTTCCGGGCTTACCTGAAACAAGAGCAGTTCAGCCACAGCTACATACACCAAACCATCAACTATACCGCTACATTCCAGGAATGGCTCACCGGCCAAAGCCTGGTGTTGGCGCAGCTCACCCATGCCGACGTAATGGAGTTTGCCGACCAGTTAAGGCAGAAAGGCTTTAGTATCAAGCTGATCAACCAGATCATGCGTACTTTGCGGTATTACTTCTCGCACCCGCAACAGGAACAGGAGATCGGCATCAATCCGGCAGCTGATATCATACTGAAAGGCACGGTCAGAAACCTCCCGCACGACCTGCTGACTATGCCTGAAATGGAGGCGCTTTATGAAAGTTATCAGGTTACAGACAATCGGACTTACCGAAATAAAATCATCATTGGTTTGCTTGTTTATCAGGGCGTTACACGAGATGAACTGAGCCATCTACGCCCAGAACACCTCAAACTAAGGGAGGGGAAAATCCACATCCCCGCCACCGGCAGGCAATTGGGCCGGTTACTTCCATTACAGCCTCATCAAATCCTCGAACTGCATGAATACCTGCTGGTTATCCGTCCAAAAATACTGGCCGAGCGCTTGGCCGAAAGACCGGGGCGAAAGCCGGATCACTATAAAGATGCACAGGAAATTGAACGCTTGTTTATCAGTATAAACTCACTGGAAGACATCAAAAACAGCCTTTTACACCTCAACTACGCGCTTCGGAAACTAAACCCAAAATACAAGCATGCCAAGCAGATCAGGCAAAGTCTGATCACGGAATGGCTCAAAGAAAAGAACCTGCGCACTGTTCAATATATGGCCGGGCACCGATACGTAAGCTCAACTGAAAGGTATAAAACCACCAATCTGGAAGACCTGAAAGAAGCCTTAAATAAGCATCATCCACTAACTTTATCATAA
- a CDS encoding GspE/PulE family protein codes for MMEMGIEEIILGSEQIHLITKEQAWHYKILPLEKKDTYLSLYCEDSANLENLAFELEIVTGRQVNLFPRSTHLINKLLSKYYLTEDSGHKSSQLSLNDSDDFLTRLIGEAKNLKSSDIHIENYEQKCRVRIRIDGLMVERYLLEHKDYPALINKIKILANLDIAEKRLPQDGRINFKTEEHNFDIRVSILPTLHGEKVVLRLLNNDATDIDLYKLGFSEEDLDNYLQGVKRPNGILLISGPTGSGKTTTLYATLKLLNKETRNILTIEDPIEYTMSGVNQVQLKENIGLSFSVALKTFLRQDPDVIMVGEIRDSETANMAIRAALTGHLVLSTIHTNSAWGTVSRLIDMGVPSFLLANTLNTTVAQRLLRLLCPVCKKQAQFDSNLYPRQFKPYREVLHHYLPTGCEACHYTGYKGRKAVYEVIPIDQSFSLAIKNADTNVSGLLTDRGIQTLAENAFNLFYDGTTSLEEIYPLLFNY; via the coding sequence ATGATGGAAATGGGGATAGAGGAGATCATTTTAGGATCGGAGCAGATCCATCTTATTACGAAGGAGCAAGCCTGGCATTATAAGATCTTACCACTTGAAAAAAAAGACACATATCTGAGCTTATACTGTGAAGACAGTGCTAACCTGGAGAACCTGGCTTTTGAATTGGAGATCGTGACGGGCAGGCAAGTTAATCTGTTTCCAAGATCTACGCATCTGATCAACAAGTTATTGTCGAAATATTATCTAACGGAAGATTCTGGTCACAAAAGCAGCCAGCTCAGTTTGAACGATTCCGATGATTTTTTGACACGTCTGATTGGCGAGGCCAAAAATTTAAAAAGCAGCGATATTCACATTGAAAACTATGAGCAAAAATGTCGCGTAAGGATTCGTATTGATGGCCTGATGGTGGAAAGGTACCTGCTGGAACACAAGGACTATCCGGCTTTGATCAATAAAATCAAAATACTGGCCAATCTGGATATCGCAGAAAAACGCCTTCCTCAAGATGGGCGTATTAACTTTAAAACAGAAGAGCACAATTTTGATATTCGTGTGTCTATACTTCCTACGTTGCATGGCGAAAAAGTGGTTCTACGTTTATTGAATAATGATGCGACGGATATTGATCTTTATAAACTTGGCTTTTCGGAAGAAGATCTCGATAATTACCTGCAAGGGGTCAAACGGCCGAATGGAATATTGTTAATCAGCGGTCCGACAGGTTCGGGCAAGACGACCACCCTTTACGCCACACTAAAATTGCTGAACAAGGAAACCCGTAATATCCTGACGATTGAAGATCCGATTGAATATACCATGAGCGGTGTGAACCAGGTACAGTTAAAGGAAAATATCGGGTTGAGTTTTTCGGTTGCTTTGAAAACGTTTTTGAGGCAGGATCCGGATGTTATCATGGTGGGCGAGATCAGGGATAGTGAAACGGCCAATATGGCTATCCGCGCCGCCTTAACAGGACACCTCGTACTTTCCACCATCCATACGAATTCCGCCTGGGGAACGGTATCCCGCCTGATAGATATGGGAGTTCCTTCATTTTTGTTAGCTAACACCCTAAATACAACGGTAGCGCAAAGGTTGCTCCGGCTGTTGTGCCCTGTTTGTAAAAAACAGGCGCAATTTGATAGTAATTTATACCCCAGACAGTTCAAACCCTATCGTGAGGTGCTCCACCACTACCTTCCTACTGGTTGCGAAGCTTGTCATTATACCGGTTATAAAGGACGCAAGGCCGTATATGAAGTTATACCGATAGATCAGTCATTTTCATTGGCCATCAAAAATGCTGATACAAACGTAAGTGGGTTATTGACAGATCGTGGTATACAGACTCTTGCGGAAAATGCATTTAACCTCTTTTACGATGGTACGACTTCGTTAGAAGAAATCTATCCCCTATTATTTAACTATTGA
- a CDS encoding helix-turn-helix domain-containing protein produces the protein MAILPFALFCFCRSSAKQTYIQIGRYEMGKSVPSSDGVQKLAQALDTTTDYLMNGDHDEAVAAQLTDRELLKQFKEVEMLSPEDKHLVKTFIDAFLTKRHIQELAK, from the coding sequence ATGGCCATCCTGCCATTTGCTCTTTTTTGTTTTTGCAGAAGTTCCGCAAAACAGACCTATATTCAGATTGGCCGTTACGAAATGGGCAAGTCTGTACCATCTTCTGATGGCGTACAAAAACTGGCGCAGGCGTTGGATACGACAACCGATTATTTAATGAATGGCGATCACGATGAGGCTGTAGCGGCGCAATTAACTGACCGGGAACTCCTCAAACAATTCAAAGAAGTAGAGATGTTAAGTCCCGAAGATAAACACCTGGTTAAGACTTTTATTGATGCCTTTCTTACTAAAAGACATATTCAGGAGTTAGCTAAGTAA
- a CDS encoding toxin-antitoxin system YwqK family antitoxin has translation MKKIILLIIFPFYSLAQKMPDLGITKVRIVKMEETIVAELGPVSHHIDVQNDKLYYWYSSNNVHATQGGYSGDLLNGLYTVYYSNKGLKEQGAFKNGLKEGVWKTWNESGTLSRELTWKKGLINGDFRSYNEQGKLIQEGNYKDNLLEGRSKLYLGNDSTRVIKYHHGQIDNARDLSIWQRLYLVKRKTDSTAIKPVEKKHPKPNPGDKTSINKS, from the coding sequence ATGAAAAAAATCATACTGTTAATCATATTTCCTTTCTATTCGTTGGCGCAAAAAATGCCGGATTTAGGGATAACTAAGGTAAGAATTGTCAAGATGGAAGAGACCATTGTAGCGGAGCTGGGCCCTGTATCACATCATATCGATGTACAAAATGACAAGCTTTATTACTGGTACAGTAGCAATAACGTGCATGCGACACAGGGTGGTTACAGTGGAGATCTGCTTAATGGCCTTTACACCGTCTATTACAGCAATAAAGGATTAAAAGAACAGGGTGCGTTTAAAAATGGATTAAAGGAAGGTGTTTGGAAAACATGGAATGAATCGGGTACTTTAAGCAGGGAGCTGACCTGGAAAAAAGGATTGATTAATGGTGACTTCAGATCTTATAATGAACAAGGCAAACTGATACAGGAGGGTAATTATAAGGACAACCTGCTTGAAGGACGTTCTAAGTTATATCTTGGAAACGATTCGACCAGGGTAATTAAATACCATCATGGGCAAATTGATAACGCCAGGGATTTATCTATATGGCAGAGACTTTACCTGGTTAAAAGGAAGACTGATAGTACAGCAATTAAACCTGTTGAAAAGAAACATCCCAAACCAAATCCGGGCGATAAAACAAGCATTAATAAATCGTGA